A genomic window from Aquitalea aquatilis includes:
- a CDS encoding SIMPL domain-containing protein (The SIMPL domain is named for its presence in mouse protein SIMPL (signalling molecule that associates with mouse pelle-like kinase). Bacterial member BP26, from Brucella, was shown to assemble into a channel-like structure, while YggE from E. coli has been associated with resistance to oxidative stress.) yields the protein MENIRIPVLVWAGLLSVSTFAVAADGIELRLSGSAQQEVANDQIQATLYLQDKSDQPAVLADRLNKGISRGMANGKSYPQVELSSGSYNSWPSYDKSGKIIGWQGRAEIRLKSRNMTQAAELVAQLQKTMLLEGVQFSVSDSARRAAEKAMIPVALAEMQEQADITAKTLGKSRFTIKELEFGNAAPSYRPPMMMRAAAAPMAKEMDVAQPDWQPGQSQLQLQITGKIELN from the coding sequence ATGGAAAATATTCGGATTCCCGTCCTGGTTTGGGCTGGTTTGTTAAGCGTTTCCACCTTTGCCGTGGCAGCTGACGGCATCGAACTGCGGCTGTCCGGCTCTGCCCAGCAAGAAGTGGCCAATGACCAGATTCAGGCCACGCTCTACCTGCAGGACAAGAGTGATCAGCCTGCCGTGCTGGCAGACCGCCTCAACAAAGGCATCTCCCGTGGCATGGCAAACGGCAAGTCCTACCCGCAGGTAGAGCTGAGCAGCGGCAGCTACAATAGCTGGCCCAGCTATGACAAGAGCGGCAAGATCATCGGCTGGCAAGGCCGGGCGGAAATCCGTCTGAAAAGCCGCAACATGACGCAGGCGGCTGAACTGGTGGCCCAACTGCAGAAAACCATGCTGCTGGAGGGTGTACAGTTCAGTGTTTCCGACAGCGCACGCCGCGCAGCAGAAAAAGCCATGATTCCGGTCGCGCTGGCAGAGATGCAGGAACAAGCGGACATCACCGCCAAAACACTGGGAAAAAGCCGCTTCACCATCAAGGAGCTGGAATTCGGCAATGCCGCCCCCTCCTATCGCCCTCCCATGATGATGCGCGCTGCAGCGGCCCCCATGGCCAAGGAGATGGACGTCGCCCAGCCAGACTGGCAGCCGGGACAAAGCCAGCTGCAACTGCAGATTACCGGCAAGATCGAACTCAACTAG
- a CDS encoding TfoX/Sxy family DNA transformation protein yields the protein MAQPGAGIVTFAQLAQYGAVACYRLVKQHYPQASLNLLWALQGALDDQPWQQVAREQRLSLLLQLEQQEPPGE from the coding sequence TTGGCGCAACCTGGGGCCGGCATTGTCACGTTCGCACAGCTGGCCCAGTACGGTGCGGTCGCCTGCTACCGTTTGGTGAAACAACACTATCCCCAGGCAAGCCTCAACTTGTTGTGGGCGCTGCAAGGCGCGCTGGATGACCAGCCGTGGCAACAGGTGGCGCGTGAGCAGCGGCTGTCGCTGCTATTGCAACTGGAACAGCAAGAGCCGCCCGGAGAATAG
- a CDS encoding glutathione S-transferase family protein: protein MQLIGMLDSPYVRRVAISLRLMDIPFSHRAVSVFRHLAEFQAINPVVKAPTLILDDGSTLMDSTLILDYLDACQPQRSLMPQALPQRQRALRLLGLALAAMEKSVQLIYELQLRPEDRRHQPWQERVSAQLLAAYTLLEQELTRQALDITALDQAGISIAVAWRFSRELLPQQLNWVDFPQLQLWSTQAEALPAFVATPFE, encoded by the coding sequence ATGCAACTGATAGGCATGCTGGACTCTCCTTATGTACGCCGTGTCGCCATCAGCCTGCGACTGATGGACATTCCCTTCAGTCACCGCGCGGTATCGGTATTCCGCCATCTGGCCGAGTTTCAGGCTATCAATCCGGTGGTGAAGGCGCCAACCCTGATTCTGGACGATGGCAGCACGCTGATGGATTCCACCCTGATCCTGGACTATCTGGATGCCTGCCAGCCACAACGCAGCCTGATGCCGCAAGCCCTGCCACAACGCCAGCGTGCGCTGCGCTTGCTGGGACTGGCGCTGGCTGCCATGGAAAAAAGCGTGCAGCTGATTTACGAACTGCAACTCCGTCCGGAAGACCGGCGTCACCAGCCATGGCAAGAGCGGGTGTCTGCCCAACTGCTAGCGGCCTACACCCTGCTGGAGCAGGAATTGACCCGGCAAGCGCTGGACATCACAGCACTGGATCAGGCTGGTATCAGCATCGCGGTCGCCTGGCGCTTCAGCCGTGAGCTACTGCCACAGCAACTGAACTGGGTGGACTTCCCGCAACTACAGCTATGGAGCACGCAAGCCGAAGCCCTGCCCGCCTTTGTAGCCACACCCTTTGAGTAG
- a CDS encoding YnfA family protein produces MALFKLLLLFGLTALAEITGCYLPWLWLKQQGSIWLLLPAAFSLLLFVWLLTLHPAAAGRVYAAYGGVYVVVALLWLWLVDGVRPGMWDLLGALLALLGMGVIMLAPRQS; encoded by the coding sequence GTGGCATTGTTTAAGTTATTGCTTTTGTTTGGCCTGACAGCGCTGGCAGAGATTACCGGCTGCTATCTACCCTGGTTGTGGCTGAAGCAGCAGGGCTCTATCTGGCTGCTGCTACCGGCTGCCTTTTCGCTACTGCTGTTTGTCTGGTTGCTGACCCTGCATCCGGCAGCCGCGGGGCGTGTCTATGCCGCTTATGGCGGTGTTTACGTGGTGGTGGCCTTGCTGTGGTTATGGCTGGTCGATGGTGTAAGGCCGGGTATGTGGGACTTGCTCGGGGCCTTGCTGGCGCTGCTGGGGATGGGCGTCATCATGCTGGCACCGCGGCAGTCATGA
- the xdhC gene encoding xanthine dehydrogenase accessory protein XdhC, whose product MLLDGDWLTVLRRQLPQQGQAMLVTVVRSQGQVPRETGARLALADDWQADSLGGGWLEQQACMHARRLLAEPQAVRHCECFHLGPAGDYCCAGQVWLLFEKLGKQDEGWLELAWQARSQGRVLRRTLRLNSALPISCSWPAGKGEGVRWLAEPMLLQDDLAAPELTVVLCGAGHVGRAVSRLLGELPVRLLWLDSRPAMFPADCPDHITTLQGGVELISRLPADACWLVMTHSDVLDFCWVEQILQRGDARFVGLLGSHSKLASFNLRLMGSSPLGQIASIRCPLGIAGIDSRQPAAVAIAVVAQLLQLPGSAPPRPHSG is encoded by the coding sequence ATGCTGCTCGATGGCGATTGGCTGACCGTATTACGGCGGCAACTGCCGCAACAAGGCCAGGCCATGTTGGTGACTGTGGTGCGTAGCCAGGGGCAGGTGCCGCGTGAAACCGGTGCCCGGCTGGCGCTGGCTGACGACTGGCAGGCCGACTCGCTGGGCGGGGGCTGGCTGGAACAGCAGGCCTGCATGCATGCCCGTCGACTGCTGGCTGAGCCACAAGCGGTACGGCATTGCGAGTGTTTTCACCTGGGGCCGGCTGGTGATTATTGTTGCGCCGGTCAGGTGTGGCTGTTGTTTGAAAAACTGGGCAAGCAGGATGAGGGCTGGCTGGAGCTAGCCTGGCAGGCCAGAAGCCAGGGCCGGGTATTGCGGCGCACGCTGCGGCTGAATTCTGCTTTGCCCATCAGTTGCAGTTGGCCTGCCGGTAAAGGTGAAGGCGTGCGCTGGCTGGCCGAGCCGATGCTGTTGCAGGACGATCTGGCTGCTCCCGAGTTGACCGTGGTGCTGTGCGGTGCCGGCCATGTCGGACGCGCGGTGAGCCGCCTGCTGGGCGAGCTGCCCGTCCGGCTGCTCTGGCTGGATAGCCGGCCGGCTATGTTTCCTGCGGATTGCCCGGACCATATCACGACACTGCAGGGCGGCGTGGAACTGATCAGCCGCTTGCCGGCAGATGCCTGCTGGCTGGTGATGACGCACAGCGATGTGCTGGATTTTTGCTGGGTCGAACAGATACTGCAGCGTGGTGACGCGCGCTTTGTCGGTTTGCTGGGCAGCCACAGCAAGCTGGCCAGCTTTAATCTGCGCCTGATGGGCAGTTCGCCACTGGGGCAGATTGCTTCGATACGCTGTCCACTTGGTATCGCCGGTATCGACAGCCGCCAACCTGCGGCTGTCGCCATTGCCGTGGTGGCACAACTGCTGCAGCTGCCCGGCAGTGCCCCGCCGCGACCGCATTCTGGGTAA
- a CDS encoding ABC transporter ATP-binding protein: MMRADNLFKTFNPGTPLENPVLRGLSLTIESGQFVTVIGSNGAGKSTFLNAISGDISPDSGSLSIDGQDVTRQTAWQRAGLVARVFQDPLAGTCEGLSIEENLALAMQRGQGRGLSRAVKASYREQFRAKLATLQLGLENRLGDRMGLLSGGQRQAVSLLMASLQPSRLLLLDEHTAALDPKTAAFVLELTDRIVSENKLTALMVTHSMRQALDHGHRTVMLHQGRVVLDVSGDERSRMDVPDLLAMFERTRGEKLDDDALLLG, translated from the coding sequence ATGATGCGCGCCGACAATCTGTTCAAGACCTTCAACCCCGGTACGCCGCTGGAAAACCCGGTGCTGCGCGGCCTGTCGCTCACCATCGAATCCGGCCAGTTTGTCACCGTGATCGGCAGCAACGGGGCCGGCAAATCCACCTTTCTGAATGCCATCAGCGGCGACATCAGCCCGGATAGCGGCAGCCTCAGCATTGATGGCCAAGATGTGACACGCCAGACAGCCTGGCAACGCGCCGGACTGGTCGCTCGCGTATTCCAGGACCCGCTGGCCGGCACCTGCGAAGGCCTGTCCATCGAGGAAAACCTGGCGCTGGCCATGCAGCGTGGCCAGGGCCGTGGCCTGTCGCGGGCAGTCAAAGCCAGCTATCGCGAGCAATTCCGCGCCAAGCTGGCCACCCTGCAACTCGGGTTGGAAAACCGGCTGGGTGACCGCATGGGCTTGCTGTCCGGTGGCCAGCGCCAGGCCGTGAGCCTGCTGATGGCGTCCTTGCAGCCTTCACGCCTGTTGCTGCTGGACGAGCACACCGCCGCGCTCGACCCCAAAACTGCCGCCTTCGTGCTGGAACTGACCGACCGCATCGTCAGCGAAAACAAGCTGACCGCGCTGATGGTGACCCACTCGATGCGCCAGGCACTGGACCATGGCCACCGCACCGTCATGCTGCACCAAGGCCGCGTGGTACTGGATGTCAGCGGCGACGAACGCAGCCGCATGGATGTGCCTGACCTGCTCGCCATGTTCGAGCGCACACGTGGCGAAAAGCTGGACGACGACGCCCTGCTGCTGGGCTAA
- the htpG gene encoding molecular chaperone HtpG — MSAQKETLGFQTEVKQLLHLMIHSLYSNKEIFLRELISNASDAADKLRFEGLAKPELFENDAELKITVSFDKEARTITISDNGIGMSRDEVIANIGTIAKSGTKAFFEQLSGDSKKDANLIGQFGVGFYSAFIVADKVSLTTRRAGSNTAEGIRWESQGEGEYTLEQVEKAGRGTDIVLHLKEGEDELLADWALKRIVRTYSDHISIPILMKKGSSYGENGEVIESDELEAVNAASALWTRSKNEISDEQYTEFYKHVAHDFTDPLAWSHARVEGRQEYTELLYIPARAPFDMWDRERKQGIKLYVRRVFIMEDSDKLMPQYLRFVRGVIDSNDLPLNVSREILQQSKDIDAIRAGCVKKVLGLLEDLAANQTEKYAAFWKEFGQVLKEGVGEDHANKERIAKLLRFASTAVDGDEPTVSLSDYIGRMKEGQDKIYFITADTLAAARNSPHLEVFKKKGVEVLLLTDRVDEWVVGSLFEFDGKSLQSVAKGTLDLGALEDEADKQAQKQAEEAAKPLVEKVQSALGDKVKEVRATVRLTDSPACLVAGEHDMSAHLERMLKAAGQKVEVSKPTLEINPEHVLVKRLAEESDAGRAADLAQVLYDQALLAEGGKLEDPATFVKRINKLLLELSA, encoded by the coding sequence ATGAGCGCACAGAAAGAAACCCTGGGCTTTCAGACCGAAGTCAAGCAACTCCTTCACCTGATGATCCACTCCTTGTATTCCAACAAGGAGATCTTCCTGCGAGAACTCATCTCCAATGCATCGGATGCTGCCGACAAATTGCGTTTTGAAGGTCTGGCCAAGCCCGAGTTGTTCGAGAATGATGCCGAGCTGAAAATCACGGTCAGCTTCGACAAGGAAGCCCGCACCATCACCATCTCCGACAACGGCATCGGCATGAGCCGTGACGAGGTGATCGCCAATATCGGCACTATTGCCAAATCCGGTACCAAGGCCTTCTTCGAGCAGCTGTCCGGTGACTCCAAGAAAGATGCCAACCTGATCGGCCAGTTCGGCGTTGGTTTTTACTCGGCCTTTATCGTGGCTGACAAGGTCAGCCTCACCACCCGTCGTGCCGGCAGCAATACGGCTGAAGGCATCCGCTGGGAATCGCAAGGCGAGGGTGAATACACGCTGGAACAGGTGGAAAAAGCCGGTCGAGGTACCGACATCGTGCTGCACCTGAAGGAAGGCGAAGACGAACTGCTGGCCGACTGGGCGCTCAAGCGCATCGTACGTACCTATTCCGACCATATCTCCATCCCCATTCTGATGAAGAAGGGCAGCAGCTACGGCGAAAACGGCGAGGTGATTGAAAGCGACGAGCTGGAAGCCGTCAATGCGGCCTCTGCGCTGTGGACTCGTAGCAAGAACGAGATCAGCGACGAGCAGTACACCGAATTCTACAAGCACGTGGCGCATGACTTCACCGACCCGCTGGCCTGGAGCCATGCCCGTGTCGAAGGCCGTCAGGAATACACCGAGCTGCTGTACATCCCGGCGCGTGCGCCGTTTGACATGTGGGACCGCGAACGCAAGCAGGGCATCAAGCTGTATGTGCGTCGCGTGTTCATCATGGAAGACAGCGACAAGCTGATGCCGCAATACCTGCGTTTTGTGCGCGGGGTGATCGACAGCAACGATCTGCCGCTGAACGTATCGCGGGAAATCCTGCAGCAAAGCAAGGATATCGATGCCATTCGCGCCGGTTGCGTGAAGAAGGTGCTCGGTTTGCTGGAAGACCTCGCAGCCAACCAGACCGAAAAATATGCCGCCTTCTGGAAAGAGTTTGGCCAGGTGCTGAAAGAGGGCGTGGGCGAAGACCACGCCAACAAGGAACGCATTGCCAAGCTGCTGCGCTTTGCCTCCACCGCAGTGGACGGAGACGAACCGACAGTCAGCCTGAGCGACTATATCGGCCGCATGAAGGAAGGTCAGGACAAGATCTACTTCATTACCGCCGATACCCTGGCCGCTGCCCGCAATAGCCCGCACCTGGAAGTGTTCAAGAAGAAGGGTGTGGAAGTGTTGTTGCTGACCGACCGCGTGGATGAGTGGGTGGTGGGTTCGCTGTTCGAGTTTGATGGCAAGTCGCTGCAGTCGGTGGCCAAGGGCACTCTGGATTTGGGCGCGCTGGAAGACGAAGCCGACAAACAAGCACAAAAGCAGGCTGAAGAAGCTGCCAAGCCGCTGGTGGAAAAAGTGCAGAGCGCGCTGGGTGACAAGGTGAAGGAAGTGCGCGCTACCGTGCGCCTGACCGATAGCCCGGCCTGCCTGGTTGCCGGTGAGCACGATATGAGTGCGCATCTGGAACGTATGCTGAAAGCAGCCGGCCAGAAGGTGGAAGTCAGCAAGCCTACGCTGGAAATCAATCCGGAGCATGTACTGGTGAAGCGTCTGGCTGAAGAGTCCGATGCCGGCCGTGCGGCTGATCTGGCCCAGGTGCTGTACGACCAGGCCTTGCTGGCAGAAGGCGGCAAGCTGGAAGACCCGGCCACCTTCGTCAAGCGCATCAACAAGCTGCTGCTGGAGCTGTCGGCCTAA
- a CDS encoding ABC transporter substrate-binding protein, protein MSLRHRQLLAAAAAVLSLSAAAAEMQSVAITAIVDHPALDAARKGVTDELKAAGYGEDKVKVQYQSAQGNPATAGQIARKFVGDKPTVAVAIATPSAQALVAASKTLPIVFTAVTDPVAAKLVSNWKASGTNVTGVSDMLPLGPQVDLILKVKPTAKRIGMVYSPGEVNSTIVAKELKAELAKRGMTLVEAPAARTVDVAPAAKSLIGKVDAIYTSTDNNVVSTYESLVAVANQAKLPLIASDTDSVKRGAIAALGMNYYDMGRQTGKIVVRLLKGEKAGTIAPEVGSKLSLTVNPAAAIKQGAPLSATLLKEAQNTVK, encoded by the coding sequence ATGTCCCTACGCCATCGCCAACTGCTGGCTGCTGCCGCCGCCGTGCTGTCCCTGTCTGCCGCCGCTGCAGAAATGCAATCGGTCGCCATTACCGCCATCGTCGATCACCCGGCACTGGATGCCGCACGCAAGGGTGTGACCGATGAACTGAAAGCCGCCGGCTACGGTGAGGACAAGGTCAAGGTGCAGTACCAGAGCGCCCAGGGCAACCCGGCCACCGCCGGCCAGATCGCCCGCAAATTCGTGGGTGACAAGCCGACTGTCGCGGTAGCCATCGCCACCCCGTCGGCCCAGGCGCTGGTCGCTGCCAGCAAGACCCTGCCCATCGTGTTCACCGCCGTGACCGACCCGGTTGCCGCCAAGCTGGTCAGCAACTGGAAAGCCAGCGGCACCAATGTAACCGGCGTCTCCGACATGCTGCCGCTGGGTCCGCAGGTTGATCTGATCCTGAAAGTGAAACCGACTGCCAAGCGTATCGGCATGGTCTACAGCCCGGGTGAAGTGAACTCCACCATCGTGGCCAAAGAGCTGAAAGCCGAGCTGGCCAAGCGTGGCATGACCCTGGTGGAAGCACCGGCCGCGCGTACCGTAGACGTGGCCCCGGCAGCCAAAAGCCTGATCGGCAAGGTTGATGCCATCTATACCAGCACCGACAACAATGTGGTGTCCACTTACGAATCGCTGGTTGCCGTGGCCAACCAGGCCAAGCTGCCGCTGATCGCCTCGGATACCGATTCAGTCAAGCGCGGTGCCATCGCTGCGTTGGGCATGAACTACTACGATATGGGCCGCCAGACCGGCAAGATCGTGGTGCGCCTGCTCAAGGGTGAAAAAGCCGGCACCATCGCGCCGGAAGTGGGCAGCAAGCTGAGCCTGACCGTTAACCCGGCCGCTGCCATCAAGCAAGGTGCCCCGCTGTCGGCCACCCTGCTCAAGGAAGCCCAGAACACCGTCAAGTAA
- a CDS encoding ABC transporter permease, with translation MSLISLMGALEIGLIFALVALGVLISFRLLNFPDLTADGSFPLGGAVAAVLIAGGHDPWLACGLAAIAGAAAGWLTAWLNVRLGILQLLASILVMIALYSINLRIMGAPNIALIGLPTVFTPFISTVNDNAWLIQPAVLAVIVVLAKLLLDAFFASEAGLALRATGANPRMARAQGISTDRMTLAGMALSNALIALAGALYVQTQGGADISMGIGTIVVGLAAVIIGETLLPPRSLWLVTLATVLGALLYRLLIALALNADFIGLQAQDLNLITAVLVGLALVLPKIKAKLRNKQGGRTA, from the coding sequence ATGTCTCTGATTTCACTGATGGGCGCGCTGGAAATCGGCCTGATCTTTGCGCTGGTCGCACTGGGTGTGCTGATTTCCTTTCGCCTGCTCAACTTCCCCGATCTGACCGCCGACGGCAGTTTCCCGCTGGGCGGCGCGGTCGCCGCCGTATTGATTGCTGGTGGTCATGATCCCTGGCTGGCCTGTGGCCTGGCGGCCATCGCCGGTGCCGCAGCTGGCTGGCTGACCGCCTGGCTGAACGTGCGCCTGGGCATCCTGCAATTGCTGGCCAGCATTCTGGTGATGATTGCGCTGTACTCGATCAACCTGCGCATCATGGGCGCGCCCAATATTGCCCTGATCGGCCTGCCCACCGTATTCACCCCCTTCATCAGCACCGTCAATGACAATGCCTGGCTGATCCAGCCTGCCGTACTGGCCGTCATCGTGGTGCTGGCCAAGCTGCTACTGGATGCCTTTTTTGCCTCCGAAGCCGGGCTGGCGCTACGCGCCACCGGAGCCAATCCGCGCATGGCTCGCGCCCAAGGCATCTCCACCGACCGCATGACGCTGGCCGGCATGGCGCTGTCCAATGCGCTGATTGCCCTGGCTGGCGCACTTTATGTGCAAACCCAGGGTGGAGCAGACATTTCCATGGGTATCGGCACCATCGTTGTGGGCTTGGCTGCCGTGATCATTGGCGAAACCCTGCTGCCACCGCGCAGCCTGTGGCTGGTGACGCTGGCCACCGTGCTGGGAGCCCTGCTGTATCGCCTGCTGATTGCACTGGCGCTTAACGCCGACTTCATCGGCCTGCAAGCGCAGGACCTGAACCTCATTACCGCCGTATTGGTGGGCCTGGCCCTGGTACTACCCAAGATCAAGGCCAAACTGCGCAACAAGCAAGGAGGACGCACCGCATGA
- a CDS encoding glutathione S-transferase, which produces MKLIASLTSPYARKVRIVLADKKIDCPLEEDMPWNPDSQVPHYNPLGKVPVLELDDGSTLFDSRVIVEYLDNISPVARLLPQENRRLINTRRWEALADGITDAAVAIVLEQRRPADKQMPEWIARQQEKVDRGLAALSADLGERQWCNGESYSLADIAVGCCLAYLSFRFPNIDWRTDYPNLATLLERLSTRQSFIDTQPPAG; this is translated from the coding sequence ATGAAACTGATTGCCTCCCTCACCAGCCCGTATGCCCGCAAGGTACGCATTGTGCTGGCCGACAAGAAGATTGATTGCCCGCTGGAAGAGGACATGCCATGGAATCCGGACAGCCAGGTCCCGCACTACAATCCGCTGGGCAAGGTCCCTGTACTGGAATTGGATGACGGCAGCACCCTGTTCGACTCGCGGGTCATCGTGGAATACCTGGACAATATCTCGCCGGTAGCTCGCCTGCTGCCACAGGAAAACCGCCGCCTGATCAATACCCGCCGCTGGGAAGCACTGGCCGATGGCATCACCGATGCTGCCGTGGCCATCGTGCTGGAACAGCGCCGCCCGGCGGACAAGCAGATGCCGGAATGGATCGCCCGCCAGCAGGAGAAAGTGGACCGCGGTCTGGCCGCCCTGTCGGCCGATCTGGGAGAGCGCCAGTGGTGCAATGGCGAGAGCTACAGCCTGGCGGATATCGCTGTCGGCTGCTGCCTGGCCTATCTGAGCTTCCGCTTCCCCAACATCGACTGGCGCACAGACTACCCCAACCTCGCCACCCTGCTGGAGCGCTTGTCTACCCGCCAATCCTTCATTGATACCCAGCCACCAGCAGGCTGA
- a CDS encoding LysR substrate-binding domain-containing protein: protein MRPLPPLSALRSFEALARLGSVTQAASELHVTHSAISQQIKLLEELLGVVLFLREGRGLRLTEDGRLYALQVRIGLAELTEATRLVQARPRDGELVLAVLPSFGAHWLLPRLPRFQARFPQYRISLRASLDIQDLRQGLVDIGIRMGQGDWEGLQQQHLFDDELVVVAAPTFRQGQLPRTPAEIVAGPVVRTVESWMGWCQAAGVAEPAQAGLWINDSNLVLQAVQQGLGVALERRSLVQAALQAGTLVQVSNIVVPYPYPHWLVWPARESSQRKQRDFAGWMAEEVAAYQQELAQAAG, encoded by the coding sequence ATGAGACCTTTGCCACCGCTATCTGCCCTGCGCAGTTTTGAAGCACTGGCCCGCCTGGGCAGCGTGACCCAGGCCGCCAGCGAACTGCATGTGACCCATTCCGCCATCAGTCAGCAAATCAAGCTGCTGGAAGAGCTGCTGGGCGTGGTGCTGTTCCTGCGTGAAGGACGGGGTTTACGGCTGACTGAAGATGGCCGGCTGTATGCGCTGCAGGTGAGAATAGGCCTGGCAGAATTAACCGAAGCTACACGATTGGTACAGGCGCGGCCGCGTGACGGCGAGCTGGTGCTGGCGGTATTGCCATCGTTTGGCGCGCACTGGCTGCTGCCGCGCCTGCCACGCTTTCAGGCCCGCTTTCCGCAATACCGTATCAGTCTGCGTGCCAGCCTGGATATCCAGGATTTGCGTCAGGGTCTGGTCGACATTGGTATCCGCATGGGACAGGGCGATTGGGAGGGGCTGCAACAGCAGCATCTGTTTGACGACGAACTGGTGGTGGTCGCTGCGCCGACCTTCCGTCAAGGACAGTTGCCGCGCACGCCTGCCGAGATTGTGGCAGGGCCGGTGGTACGCACGGTGGAGAGCTGGATGGGCTGGTGTCAGGCTGCCGGTGTGGCCGAACCGGCCCAGGCCGGTTTGTGGATCAATGATTCCAATCTGGTATTGCAGGCGGTGCAGCAGGGGCTGGGGGTGGCGCTGGAGCGGCGCAGCCTGGTACAGGCGGCCTTGCAGGCCGGCACGCTGGTGCAGGTGAGTAATATTGTGGTGCCTTATCCCTACCCGCACTGGCTGGTGTGGCCAGCACGTGAAAGCTCGCAGCGCAAACAGCGTGACTTTGCCGGCTGGATGGCCGAAGAGGTCGCAGCGTATCAGCAGGAATTGGCGCAGGCTGCCGGCTGA
- a CDS encoding DUF2917 domain-containing protein yields MPHSLRLELADGELLVIQLSRRCQLFARSGSHWLTIDGRDICLRDGESADLPAGKLLLEGRGQLEVRLCANQAETQHAWFRLGSHYQTV; encoded by the coding sequence ATGCCCCATTCATTAAGGCTGGAACTGGCAGATGGCGAGCTACTGGTGATACAGCTTTCCCGGCGCTGCCAGCTGTTTGCCCGCAGCGGTTCGCACTGGCTGACGATTGATGGCCGGGACATTTGCCTGCGCGATGGAGAATCTGCCGATCTGCCCGCTGGCAAGTTATTGCTGGAAGGCCGTGGCCAACTGGAAGTACGGCTCTGCGCCAACCAGGCCGAAACGCAACATGCCTGGTTCAGGCTGGGCAGCCACTACCAAACCGTTTGA